In a single window of the Pseudomonas oryzihabitans genome:
- a CDS encoding DUF6482 family protein, producing MNVKELNQQIKAGAVKEVNLVSMEGGSYVIHALVEGTSMPVADDKGATLHVASVEEARRILDDVKDVRLFIAQPAVYEEMVGQDVTQTDSREEIPLRSKVENR from the coding sequence ATGAATGTCAAAGAGCTGAATCAGCAGATCAAGGCCGGTGCGGTCAAGGAAGTCAATCTGGTGTCCATGGAGGGTGGCTCCTACGTCATCCATGCGCTGGTGGAAGGTACCTCGATGCCTGTGGCGGATGACAAGGGTGCCACCCTGCACGTGGCCTCGGTGGAAGAAGCCCGCCGTATTCTCGATGACGTCAAGGACGTGCGGCTGTTCATCGCCCAGCCAGCGGTCTACGAAGAAATGGTCGGCCAGGACGTCACCCAGACGGACTCCCGTGAGGAAATTCCGCTGCGCTCGAAAGTGGAAAATCGCTGA
- a CDS encoding amino acid ABC transporter permease, with protein MDFDLDYLVAQWPALLDGLAMTLKVSLLAIVLSLAIGVVGGAVRLFRVPLMAQLSALYVELIRNTPILVQLFFIFYGLPAVGLGLSLFWSGVLCLSLWAGAYQVENLRGGLATVERGMREASLALNLKPWQYFCLIALPIAVRTALPAVLNTAISLLKNSSYLQAIGLAELTFVAVDRIATDFRALEMFSAICVLYLCMVAVLALATQRLSAHLQRPFRQ; from the coding sequence ATGGACTTCGACCTGGATTACCTGGTGGCCCAGTGGCCAGCGCTGCTCGACGGCCTGGCGATGACGTTGAAGGTCTCCCTGCTAGCCATCGTGCTGTCGTTGGCAATAGGTGTCGTGGGCGGCGCAGTGAGGTTGTTTCGGGTTCCGCTCATGGCGCAGTTGTCCGCCCTCTATGTCGAATTAATTCGCAATACGCCGATCCTGGTGCAGCTGTTCTTCATCTTCTACGGACTACCCGCGGTAGGCCTGGGCCTATCGCTGTTCTGGTCCGGGGTGCTCTGTCTGTCGCTTTGGGCCGGTGCCTATCAGGTCGAGAACTTGCGTGGCGGCCTGGCCACTGTGGAGCGGGGAATGCGTGAGGCGAGTCTGGCCCTCAATCTCAAGCCCTGGCAGTACTTCTGTCTGATCGCCCTGCCCATCGCCGTGCGCACCGCGTTGCCAGCGGTGCTTAATACGGCCATCTCACTATTGAAGAACTCATCCTATCTGCAGGCCATCGGGTTGGCCGAGTTGACCTTTGTTGCGGTGGATCGCATCGCCACGGATTTTCGCGCGCTGGAGATGTTCAGCGCGATCTGTGTGCTCTACCTGTGCATGGTGGCAGTGCTGGCGCTAGCCACGCAGCGGTTATCCGCTCATTTGCAACGGCCATTCCGGCAGTGA
- a CDS encoding transporter substrate-binding domain-containing protein, whose protein sequence is MSYRAFFGAILALGLIGFVQAAPLPPVPPSVTEAGMLRAGVRCDQPPYGYQDSNGDFAGVEVEMSRQIADWALGSRDKVSFTCVTAENRVPQLLGRKVDMLIATLGVTPERQRVIDFTIPYRWGASDVLVRKDSGIDTIAALRGKTLATLKGSVQAKWFEDYEPEVKTLRMNSAADALQTFRQGRADAYTHDAATLVVVTAHDDSVRLVGEPFQISDAAIGVRKNETQWRDYLSAAVTRMHEEHLFRPWVERLVPENIRSYYLSVFEEPRPEESH, encoded by the coding sequence ATGTCGTATCGCGCGTTTTTCGGGGCCATCCTGGCGCTCGGCCTTATTGGTTTCGTCCAGGCCGCACCTCTGCCTCCCGTACCACCCAGCGTCACCGAAGCCGGCATGTTGCGCGCCGGGGTACGTTGCGATCAGCCACCCTATGGCTACCAGGACAGCAACGGTGATTTCGCCGGCGTAGAAGTAGAGATGTCCCGGCAGATCGCCGATTGGGCGCTGGGTTCGCGGGACAAGGTGAGCTTTACCTGTGTCACCGCCGAAAACCGGGTGCCCCAGTTGCTCGGGCGCAAGGTAGACATGCTTATCGCCACCCTCGGGGTAACCCCGGAGCGGCAGCGGGTCATTGACTTCACCATCCCCTACCGCTGGGGTGCAAGCGATGTGTTGGTGCGCAAGGACAGCGGTATCGACACCATTGCCGCGCTACGGGGCAAGACCCTTGCCACCCTCAAGGGCTCGGTGCAGGCCAAGTGGTTCGAAGACTATGAGCCGGAGGTAAAGACGCTGCGCATGAACAGCGCCGCTGACGCGCTGCAGACCTTTCGCCAGGGCCGGGCCGACGCCTACACCCATGATGCTGCGACCCTGGTGGTGGTGACCGCCCATGACGACAGCGTCCGTTTGGTGGGTGAGCCCTTCCAGATATCCGATGCCGCCATTGGCGTGCGCAAGAACGAGACGCAGTGGCGTGACTACCTCAGCGCGGCAGTGACGCGGATGCACGAGGAACACCTGTTCCGGCCGTGGGTGGAGCGGCTGGTCCCGGAGAATATTCGCAGCTACTACCTGAGTGTATTTGAAGAGCCGCGTCCCGAAGAAAGCCACTAG
- a CDS encoding GreA/GreB family elongation factor encodes MDKARLLPLILQALEGDRDVISQQLTASHEAATHSESKAENKYDTRGLEAAYLADGQRRRLHEIELALAAYRTLTLVPMSDGIRVGALVELATATSSRWLFLGPDAAGLKVRLDGQDVLVISPRAPLGQALLGREEGDEVAVTVEGKVHRQEIVAVY; translated from the coding sequence ATGGACAAAGCGCGACTGCTTCCCCTCATTCTTCAGGCCCTGGAAGGCGACCGTGATGTCATCAGCCAGCAGCTGACAGCTAGCCACGAAGCGGCCACCCATAGCGAAAGCAAGGCCGAGAACAAGTACGACACCCGCGGCCTGGAGGCGGCCTATCTGGCCGACGGCCAGCGCCGGCGTCTGCACGAGATCGAGCTGGCCCTGGCCGCCTACCGAACGCTGACGCTTGTACCCATGAGCGATGGTATCCGAGTCGGCGCCCTGGTCGAGCTGGCCACCGCGACGTCCAGCCGCTGGCTGTTCCTCGGCCCGGACGCGGCGGGACTCAAGGTCAGGCTCGATGGCCAGGACGTGCTGGTGATCTCGCCGCGCGCGCCCCTGGGTCAGGCGCTGCTGGGTCGCGAGGAGGGGGATGAGGTGGCGGTGACGGTGGAAGGAAAGGTGCACCGGCAGGAGATCGTGGCGGTGTACTGA
- a CDS encoding DUF1206 domain-containing protein, whose protein sequence is MHTRTGLTLLARGGYAARGLVYLIIGVLALLAARGSGQPADSHDSLEALLAQPFGHFLVGLVVVGLVAFAAWRILQALRDVDGHGNKPKGLVIRAGLLVGGITYGALAFFALGLLISGLRQGGGSGGDTNDFLQMLLSWPYSNLLVYVAALIPLGVGLAHFVKGWKASFERYLEASPEQLRLIRPIGRFGLIARGVAFVEIAVLLVVSGSRYQALHPPGMKDALNGLQNLPFGALILLVVGLGLIAFALYSFAEAWWRRIEMDLPDVGGSLRQVLPR, encoded by the coding sequence ATGCACACTCGTACCGGACTTACCTTGCTGGCTCGCGGCGGCTACGCCGCTCGTGGCCTCGTCTATCTCATCATCGGCGTGCTCGCCCTGCTGGCGGCGCGCGGTTCCGGCCAGCCGGCGGACAGCCATGACAGCCTGGAAGCCCTGCTCGCCCAGCCCTTCGGCCATTTCCTGGTCGGGCTGGTGGTGGTCGGCCTGGTCGCCTTTGCGGCCTGGCGCATCCTCCAGGCACTGCGCGACGTCGATGGCCATGGCAACAAGCCCAAGGGCCTGGTGATTCGCGCCGGCCTGCTGGTAGGCGGTATCACCTATGGCGCCCTCGCCTTCTTCGCCCTGGGCCTGCTGATCAGCGGTCTGCGCCAGGGTGGCGGCTCGGGTGGCGACACCAATGACTTTCTACAGATGCTGCTCAGCTGGCCCTATTCCAACCTGCTGGTGTACGTCGCTGCGCTGATCCCCCTGGGTGTAGGGCTCGCGCACTTCGTGAAGGGCTGGAAAGCCAGCTTCGAGCGCTACCTTGAAGCCAGTCCCGAACAACTGCGGCTGATCCGCCCCATCGGCCGCTTCGGCCTGATCGCCCGCGGGGTGGCCTTCGTCGAGATCGCGGTTCTGCTGGTGGTCAGCGGTTCGCGCTACCAGGCGCTGCACCCGCCAGGTATGAAGGATGCGCTGAACGGCCTGCAGAACCTGCCCTTCGGTGCGCTGATCCTGTTGGTGGTCGGCCTCGGCCTGATTGCCTTCGCCCTCTACAGCTTTGCCGAAGCCTGGTGGCGGCGTATCGAGATGGATCTGCCGGATGTGGGTGGTTCGCTACGCCAGGTATTGCCGCGCTAG
- a CDS encoding DUF4440 domain-containing protein, which yields MSVAISPARSNEEIASLAGAKAALHTWAATVATRDVEAILALYAPDAILVPTLSNEVRDCEDSRREYFRNFLANEGLVCDVQIFKKRVSSKLSTVVVGGLYVFHYREGEQVISVPARFLFTFEQIEGRWLITGHHSSREA from the coding sequence GTGTCCGTAGCCATTTCCCCTGCCCGCTCCAACGAGGAGATCGCCAGCCTCGCCGGGGCCAAGGCGGCCCTGCACACCTGGGCCGCAACCGTCGCCACCCGTGATGTGGAAGCCATTCTTGCCCTCTATGCGCCGGACGCCATCCTGGTCCCCACGCTATCCAACGAGGTGCGGGACTGCGAGGACAGCCGGCGCGAGTACTTCCGCAACTTCCTCGCCAACGAAGGACTGGTCTGCGACGTGCAGATCTTCAAGAAAAGGGTCAGCAGCAAGCTCAGCACCGTGGTCGTCGGCGGTCTCTACGTCTTTCACTACCGTGAAGGCGAGCAGGTGATCAGTGTGCCTGCGCGCTTCCTTTTCACCTTCGAGCAGATCGAAGGCCGCTGGCTGATCACCGGCCATCACTCTTCCCGGGAGGCCTGA
- the hrpA gene encoding ATP-dependent RNA helicase HrpA, with translation MTDTPSVARLAANLDQAFNADRHRLRRQLQALQKQPDPTREAQWLERFQASCAKVEARRASVPSIRYDDALPIAAKREEIKRAIEGHQVVVIAGETGSGKTTQLPKICLELGRGVRGLIGHTQPRRLAARSVAARVAEEIGSPLGELVGYQVRFEDQSTDASLIKLMTDGILLAETQHDRFLERYDTIIVDEAHERSLNIDFLLGFLKTLLPRRPDLKLIITSATIDLERFSQHFDGAPIVEVSGRTYPVDTWYRPLSAEVDEDGERLVDDLSVDQGILQALDEIEAHEHSVGQRPGDVLVFLPGEREIRDCAEVLRKAQLRFTEVLPLYARLTPAEQQKIFQPRPGRKIVLATNVAETSLTVPGIRYVIDSGTARISRYSYRAKVQRLPIEAISQASANQRKGRCGRVEPGICIRLYSEEDFLGRPTFTDPEILRTNLAAVILQMLHLRLGRIEDFPFIEPPDGKAIKDGFTLLQELSAVDAEGRLLPLGRQLARLPVDPRLGRMLLEATEQGSLAEVLIVTSALSVQDPRERPADRQTQADQAHAQWKDPDSDFAALVNLWHGFEEQRQALGSNALRSWCRKHFLNYLRLREWRDAHRQLTLLCRELGLKARKTENPSPASAETVDKPVLTTDKRVNAKAQQQAEASEAAVRARGYAALHKAILAGLLSQIGHKSEDGDYLGARQRRFWIHPSSVIGRKKPTWIMAAELVETTKLFARMVAKIEPDWIEPVAGHLVKKTHLEPHWEKKRGQVVAFEQVTLYGLIVVGRRPVHFGPIDPPAARELFIREGLVRGEINSRAKCLAANRALLERLDELEAKARRRDILADEETLFDYYAARLPADVYQTATFDSWYRRESAKQPDLLLMREEDVLAREASEVTATQYPDTLRLGELILPLSYEFDPTHPRDGVTLRVPAPLLPQLPPQRLDWLVPGLLYDRCVALVRNLPKALRKNFVPVPDFVRAALDKIPFGEGSLHEALGRELQRMTGARIPDEAWPEAEAGLDPHLRMNLEVVDAQGKPLGEGRDLAEVTARFAQESQAALALPTQKRQEQRPVEAKAFAEVAAKTQQQVAGLSMTVYPALVDEQGTVREGRFATQAEASYQHRRALQRLLLQQLTEQAKFLRGKLPGLTELGLLHRELGRPEALVEDILLASLDAAILADEAQLPRDGAGLASLAERRKAGLTEQAERIARLTLEILKLWHGLQKKFKGRIDLAQAVALNDIKAQLASLVYPGFVRDTPLEWLKEYPRYLKAIEQRFDKLGGQVQRDRVWSGELAGLWEQYRARAAKHGQEGKRDANLELYRWMLEEYRVSLWAQQLGTRMPVSDKRLNKQWSQVEA, from the coding sequence ATGACCGATACCCCCTCCGTTGCCCGTCTTGCCGCCAATCTGGATCAGGCCTTCAACGCCGATCGCCATCGCCTGAGGCGCCAGCTCCAGGCCCTGCAGAAACAGCCCGATCCGACCCGCGAGGCCCAGTGGCTGGAGCGTTTCCAGGCCTCCTGCGCCAAGGTCGAGGCACGGCGTGCCAGCGTGCCGAGTATCCGCTACGACGACGCCTTGCCCATCGCCGCCAAGCGCGAGGAGATCAAGCGCGCCATCGAAGGCCATCAGGTGGTGGTGATCGCCGGTGAGACCGGCTCGGGCAAGACCACCCAGCTGCCGAAGATCTGTCTGGAGCTGGGCAGGGGCGTGCGCGGCCTGATCGGCCACACCCAGCCCCGCCGGCTGGCGGCGCGCAGCGTGGCCGCCCGGGTGGCCGAGGAAATTGGCTCACCCCTGGGCGAACTGGTGGGCTATCAGGTGCGCTTCGAGGACCAGAGCACCGATGCCAGCCTGATCAAGCTGATGACCGACGGTATCCTGCTGGCCGAGACCCAGCACGACCGCTTTCTCGAACGTTACGACACGATCATCGTCGACGAGGCCCACGAGCGCAGTCTCAACATCGATTTCCTGCTGGGGTTTCTCAAGACCCTGCTGCCGCGCCGGCCCGATCTCAAGCTGATCATCACCTCGGCCACCATCGACCTGGAGCGCTTCTCCCAGCATTTTGACGGCGCGCCCATCGTCGAGGTGTCCGGACGTACCTATCCGGTGGATACCTGGTACCGCCCCCTCAGCGCCGAGGTGGACGAAGACGGCGAGCGGCTGGTGGACGATCTCTCGGTGGATCAGGGCATCCTTCAGGCACTGGACGAGATCGAAGCCCACGAGCACAGCGTCGGCCAGCGCCCGGGCGATGTTCTGGTGTTCCTGCCGGGTGAACGGGAGATCCGTGATTGCGCGGAGGTCCTGCGCAAGGCTCAGCTTCGATTCACCGAGGTCTTGCCGCTCTATGCGCGCCTGACCCCGGCCGAACAGCAGAAGATCTTTCAGCCGCGCCCCGGGCGCAAGATCGTGTTGGCCACCAACGTCGCCGAGACCTCGCTGACCGTGCCGGGCATCCGCTACGTGATCGACAGCGGCACGGCGCGCATCAGCCGCTACAGCTACCGCGCCAAGGTCCAGCGGCTGCCGATCGAAGCCATCTCCCAGGCCAGCGCCAACCAGCGCAAGGGCCGCTGCGGCCGGGTCGAGCCCGGCATCTGCATTCGCCTCTACAGCGAGGAGGACTTCCTCGGTCGCCCGACCTTTACCGATCCGGAGATCCTGCGCACCAACCTGGCAGCGGTGATCCTGCAGATGCTGCACCTGCGTCTGGGTCGCATCGAGGACTTTCCCTTCATCGAGCCGCCGGATGGCAAGGCGATCAAGGACGGCTTCACCCTGTTGCAGGAGCTCTCGGCAGTGGATGCCGAGGGTCGACTGCTGCCCCTGGGCCGGCAACTGGCGCGCCTGCCCGTCGATCCACGCCTGGGCCGCATGCTGCTGGAGGCGACGGAGCAGGGCAGTCTCGCCGAGGTGCTGATCGTTACCAGCGCCCTGTCGGTGCAGGACCCGCGCGAGCGTCCGGCGGATCGCCAGACCCAGGCCGATCAGGCCCACGCCCAATGGAAGGACCCGGATTCGGACTTCGCCGCCCTGGTCAATCTCTGGCACGGGTTCGAAGAGCAGCGCCAGGCGCTGGGTTCCAATGCCCTGCGCAGCTGGTGCCGCAAGCACTTCCTCAATTATCTGCGGCTGCGCGAATGGCGCGATGCCCATCGCCAGCTGACTCTGCTGTGCCGCGAGCTGGGACTCAAGGCGCGCAAGACGGAGAATCCATCGCCGGCGTCCGCGGAGACTGTCGACAAGCCGGTGCTCACCACCGACAAGCGCGTCAACGCCAAGGCCCAGCAACAGGCGGAGGCCAGCGAGGCAGCGGTGCGCGCCCGCGGTTATGCGGCGCTGCACAAGGCCATTCTGGCCGGTCTGCTCAGCCAGATCGGCCATAAGAGCGAGGACGGTGACTACCTCGGTGCCCGGCAGCGGCGCTTCTGGATCCATCCCAGCAGCGTCATCGGTCGCAAGAAGCCCACCTGGATCATGGCCGCCGAACTGGTGGAAACCACCAAGCTGTTCGCCCGCATGGTGGCCAAGATCGAACCGGACTGGATCGAGCCGGTGGCCGGCCATCTGGTCAAGAAGACCCACCTGGAACCCCATTGGGAGAAGAAGCGCGGTCAGGTAGTGGCCTTTGAGCAGGTCACCCTCTATGGCCTGATCGTGGTGGGTCGCCGTCCGGTGCACTTCGGCCCCATCGATCCGCCTGCTGCCCGCGAGCTGTTCATCCGTGAGGGCCTGGTGCGTGGCGAGATCAATAGCCGCGCCAAGTGCCTGGCCGCCAACCGGGCACTGCTGGAGCGGCTGGACGAACTGGAAGCCAAGGCACGGCGCCGCGACATTCTCGCCGACGAGGAGACGCTGTTCGACTACTATGCCGCGCGGCTGCCGGCGGACGTCTACCAGACCGCCACCTTCGACAGCTGGTACCGCCGCGAGAGCGCCAAGCAGCCCGACCTGCTGCTGATGCGCGAAGAGGACGTCCTTGCCCGCGAAGCCAGTGAGGTCACCGCGACCCAGTACCCGGACACTCTGCGCCTGGGCGAACTGATCCTGCCGCTGTCCTACGAATTCGATCCGACCCATCCGCGCGACGGCGTCACCCTGCGGGTGCCCGCGCCGCTGCTGCCGCAGCTACCGCCCCAGCGCCTCGACTGGCTGGTGCCCGGCCTGTTGTACGACCGCTGCGTGGCGCTGGTGCGCAACCTGCCCAAGGCGTTGCGCAAGAACTTCGTGCCGGTGCCGGATTTCGTCCGCGCCGCCCTGGACAAGATCCCCTTCGGCGAGGGGTCGCTCCACGAAGCCCTGGGGCGTGAGCTGCAGCGCATGACCGGCGCGCGCATTCCCGACGAAGCCTGGCCGGAAGCCGAAGCCGGCCTGGACCCTCATTTGCGCATGAATCTCGAAGTCGTCGATGCCCAGGGCAAGCCCCTGGGCGAAGGTCGCGATCTGGCCGAGGTGACGGCGCGCTTCGCCCAGGAAAGCCAGGCGGCACTGGCGCTACCGACACAGAAGCGTCAGGAGCAGCGCCCGGTGGAGGCCAAGGCCTTCGCCGAGGTGGCGGCCAAGACCCAGCAGCAGGTGGCAGGGCTGTCGATGACGGTCTATCCGGCACTGGTGGACGAGCAGGGCACCGTACGCGAAGGCCGCTTTGCCACCCAGGCCGAGGCCAGCTACCAGCACCGGCGGGCGCTGCAGCGACTGCTGCTGCAGCAACTGACCGAGCAGGCCAAGTTCCTGCGCGGCAAGTTGCCCGGCCTCACCGAGCTGGGCCTGCTGCATCGTGAACTGGGGCGTCCGGAAGCCCTGGTGGAAGACATCCTGCTGGCCAGCCTGGATGCCGCTATCCTCGCCGACGAGGCCCAGCTGCCACGGGATGGTGCCGGGCTGGCCTCCCTTGCCGAGAGACGCAAGGCGGGCTTGACCGAACAGGCCGAACGCATCGCGCGCCTGACCCTGGAGATCCTCAAGCTCTGGCATGGCCTGCAGAAGAAATTCAAAGGGCGCATCGACCTGGCCCAGGCGGTGGCCCTGAACGACATCAAGGCGCAATTGGCCAGCCTGGTCTATCCCGGCTTCGTCCGGGACACGCCACTGGAATGGCTCAAGGAATACCCGCGCTACCTCAAGGCCATCGAGCAGCGCTTCGACAAGCTCGGCGGCCAGGTACAGCGTGATCGCGTCTGGAGCGGCGAGCTGGCCGGACTCTGGGAGCAGTACCGCGCCCGCGCTGCCAAGCATGGCCAGGAGGGCAAACGCGACGCCAATCTGGAGCTCTATCGCTGGATGCTGGAAGAGTACCGGGTGTCACTCTGGGCCCAGCAACTGGGGACCCGGATGCCGGTGTCGGACAAGCGCTTGAACAAGCAGTGGAGTCAGGTGGAAGCCTAG
- a CDS encoding TerC family protein: MNALHEFFFADFLGTATWMWLTFFAVVIALLAFDLGVLHKENKPIEVKESLLLSAGYITAGLLFALFVWQLKGADASLDYVTGFLIEKSLSMDNVFLMAVIFGFFAIPRKYQHRVLFWGILGVIVLRAIMIGLGAALLHQFDWILYVFGAFLVITGVKMLLAKVDEEPKLDDNVFIKFLRKKLRVTDELHGEHFFVRQPDASGKTVLWVTPMFLALIVIECADLVFAVDSVPAIFAITQDPFIVYTSNVFAILGLRALYFALAAMIHRFAYLKYALALVLVFIGCKIFLVGIIGKIPPAISLSVTLGLLAGGVLVSLYKTRGEAKPASTGHETRDSLNKPS; this comes from the coding sequence ATGAACGCCCTGCATGAATTTTTCTTCGCCGACTTCCTCGGCACCGCCACCTGGATGTGGCTCACCTTCTTCGCCGTAGTCATCGCCCTTCTGGCCTTCGACCTGGGTGTCCTCCACAAGGAGAACAAGCCCATCGAGGTCAAGGAGAGCCTGCTGCTGTCCGCCGGCTACATCACCGCGGGCCTGCTGTTCGCCCTCTTCGTCTGGCAGCTCAAGGGCGCCGACGCCAGCCTCGACTACGTCACCGGTTTCCTGATCGAGAAGTCGCTGTCCATGGACAACGTCTTCCTGATGGCAGTGATCTTCGGCTTCTTCGCCATCCCGCGTAAGTACCAGCACCGGGTGCTGTTCTGGGGCATCCTCGGGGTGATCGTACTACGCGCCATCATGATCGGCCTGGGCGCCGCCCTGCTCCACCAGTTCGACTGGATCCTCTATGTCTTCGGCGCCTTCCTGGTGATCACCGGGGTCAAGATGCTGCTCGCCAAGGTGGACGAAGAACCCAAGCTCGACGACAACGTCTTCATCAAGTTCCTGCGCAAGAAGTTGCGGGTGACCGATGAGCTGCACGGCGAGCACTTCTTCGTGCGCCAGCCCGACGCCAGCGGCAAGACGGTGCTCTGGGTAACGCCGATGTTCCTCGCGCTGATCGTGATCGAGTGCGCCGACCTGGTGTTCGCGGTGGACAGCGTGCCGGCGATCTTCGCCATCACCCAGGATCCCTTCATCGTCTACACCTCCAACGTCTTCGCCATCCTCGGCCTGCGCGCCCTGTACTTCGCCCTGGCGGCCATGATCCACCGCTTCGCCTACCTGAAGTACGCCCTGGCGCTGGTGCTGGTATTCATCGGCTGCAAGATCTTCCTGGTGGGCATCATCGGCAAGATCCCGCCGGCGATCTCCCTGAGCGTGACCCTGGGCCTGCTGGCTGGTGGCGTACTCGTCTCGCTGTACAAGACGCGCGGCGAGGCGAAGCCTGCGTCGACCGGTCACGAAACCCGTGACTCCTTGAACAAGCCTTCGTGA
- a CDS encoding Mut7-C RNAse domain-containing protein, whose protein sequence is MTQACFRFHGALERFLAPAHRGRTVWVECASVASAKHQIEALGIPHTEVGLLLINGQAGSLKQRLREGDQVVVHPAMAIARDEKRPGDLPIAPPRFVADAHLGALARRLRMAGFDTLYDNAYADPALAELANREARFLLTRDRELLKRRQVVQGCYIHALRPEAQLGELFERLALRHWAAPFTRCLTCNAELQPVALEQVSERIPVRVRARHQAFVHCPACDKLFWEGSHWRAMRERLAPLGA, encoded by the coding sequence ATGACCCAGGCCTGTTTTCGCTTCCATGGCGCCCTCGAACGCTTCCTGGCCCCGGCCCATCGTGGTCGGACGGTCTGGGTCGAGTGCGCCTCGGTGGCAAGCGCCAAGCATCAGATCGAAGCACTCGGCATACCCCATACCGAAGTGGGACTGTTGCTGATCAATGGCCAGGCCGGCAGCCTGAAACAGCGTCTGCGAGAGGGCGATCAGGTGGTCGTCCATCCCGCCATGGCGATCGCGAGGGATGAAAAGCGGCCTGGCGATCTACCAATTGCGCCTCCGCGCTTTGTCGCTGACGCCCACCTGGGTGCCCTGGCGCGGCGGCTGCGCATGGCCGGTTTCGATACCCTATACGACAATGCCTACGCCGACCCGGCGCTGGCCGAGCTGGCCAACCGTGAGGCACGTTTTCTGCTCACCCGGGATCGCGAATTGCTCAAGCGGCGCCAGGTGGTGCAGGGCTGCTATATCCATGCACTGCGGCCTGAAGCCCAACTGGGTGAGCTGTTCGAGCGACTGGCCTTGCGCCACTGGGCCGCGCCCTTTACCCGCTGCCTGACCTGCAATGCGGAGTTGCAGCCTGTCGCTCTCGAGCAAGTCAGCGAGCGCATCCCTGTACGGGTTCGCGCCCGTCACCAGGCCTTTGTCCACTGCCCAGCGTGCGACAAGCTGTTCTGGGAGGGCAGCCACTGGCGCGCCATGCGCGAGCGGCTGGCCCCGCTGGGGGCCTGA
- a CDS encoding LysR substrate-binding domain-containing protein, protein MNMKQVEAFRATMLSGSMTAAAEALHTSQPNISRLVAQLERSCNFRLFERIAGRLLPTEEGTALFRDVERAFVGLASLQASARAIAHGGTGRLRIAAVPSLSLTLLPRVVQRFRDRYPQVAITIHTSDSPTVAHWAASQFCDLGLASYVGDQLPGVTAEVLSDVPGVCVFPAGHRLGQLEHVTPADLADEEFISLVSGDSTRTRIDRHFQEPAERRRLSLETPYAATICAMVGLGLGVSIVSPLVAQDYLHAGLEWRPFQPAIRFTSYLLLADHRPAGTLTLAFAAEMRATLHEAVRHWQ, encoded by the coding sequence ATGAACATGAAACAGGTGGAAGCCTTTCGCGCGACGATGCTGTCTGGCTCCATGACCGCGGCCGCCGAGGCCCTGCATACCTCGCAGCCAAATATCAGCCGGTTGGTCGCTCAACTGGAACGCAGCTGCAATTTCCGGCTTTTTGAGCGTATTGCCGGACGCCTGCTGCCTACCGAAGAAGGTACGGCTCTATTCCGCGACGTGGAACGCGCCTTCGTTGGGTTGGCTAGCTTGCAGGCTTCGGCACGTGCCATCGCCCACGGAGGCACCGGACGCCTGCGCATCGCCGCGGTGCCCTCTCTGTCACTCACCCTGCTGCCGCGGGTTGTGCAGCGGTTTCGTGATCGGTATCCGCAGGTCGCCATCACTATCCACACGAGTGACTCTCCCACGGTCGCGCACTGGGCAGCCTCTCAATTCTGCGACCTGGGGTTGGCGTCCTATGTAGGAGACCAGTTGCCAGGGGTAACGGCGGAAGTGCTCAGCGACGTGCCTGGCGTCTGCGTGTTCCCAGCCGGCCACCGCCTAGGTCAGCTGGAGCACGTAACGCCGGCGGATTTAGCTGACGAGGAATTCATCTCGCTGGTATCAGGTGATAGCACCCGTACCCGTATTGATCGTCACTTCCAGGAACCGGCCGAACGGCGTCGACTAAGCCTTGAGACGCCCTATGCGGCAACCATTTGTGCGATGGTCGGTCTTGGACTGGGCGTCAGCATCGTTAGTCCGCTAGTTGCACAGGATTATCTCCACGCCGGCTTGGAATGGCGCCCCTTCCAGCCGGCGATTCGCTTCACCAGCTACCTGCTGCTGGCCGACCACCGACCAGCGGGCACCCTGACCCTGGCCTTCGCCGCGGAAATGCGTGCCACTCTCCATGAGGCCGTACGTCATTGGCAATGA